In Paenibacillus sp. G2S3, a single window of DNA contains:
- the pcrA gene encoding DNA helicase PcrA has protein sequence MQLISIQDAVSRLNPPQRQAVETTEGPLLIMAGAGSGKTRVLTHRIAWLIANRKAPPWAILAITFTNKAAREMQERVSKLVGPEGRDIWVSTFHSMCVRILRKDIERIGFTSNFSILDSTDQLSVIRNCMKELNIDTKKFEPKAVQAIISASKNELITPAQYEQKVGDYFEGLVAKVYKMYQRRLRSNNSLDFDDLIMKTIELFKEVPEVLDFYQKKFKYIHVDEYQDTNRAQYMLCRMLADSHHRICVVGDSDQSIYRWRGADITNILNFEEDYPEAKTILLEQNYRSTANILNAANGVIALNSGRKPKRLWTDSEEGAKIKVYRADSEHDEGYFVTGEISKNVKQGQAYQNHAILYRTNAQSRVIEEILIKSDIPYQIVGGIKFYDRKEIKDLLAYLRLLSNPDDDISLTRIINVPKRGLGDTTVGKLAAAAGERGVSIFRVLQTVDDLGFAGRTRNMLVEFYDMIEALHRMVEFLSVTELTEKILEMSQYRLELQNENTLESRSRLENIDEFLSVTMEFEKNNEDKSLVSFLTDLALIADIDSVNDDEEDRSDAVVLMTMHSAKGLEFPTVFIVGMEEGVFPHSRAFQDNDELEEERRLAYVGITRAEKQLFLSCARMRTLFGRTTANQPSRFIEEIPEELKEDTAKTQDRFQRGGTEVGGAYGGRGFSGGSRGNFGGRGGAAGAAPIGSGSTASAATSKSSVTVTSGGAQRATGAGAAAAGDYKAGDKVSHGKWGTGTVVAVKGTGNDTELQIAFPAPVGVKRLLAGFAPITRVE, from the coding sequence ATGCAACTTATTAGCATACAAGACGCAGTAAGTCGACTGAATCCTCCACAAAGACAGGCTGTGGAAACTACTGAAGGACCACTTTTGATTATGGCTGGTGCGGGCAGTGGGAAGACGAGAGTGTTGACTCACAGAATTGCCTGGCTGATTGCCAATCGAAAGGCGCCGCCTTGGGCGATTTTGGCGATTACGTTTACGAATAAAGCCGCGCGGGAAATGCAGGAACGTGTATCTAAGCTTGTCGGACCTGAGGGAAGGGATATCTGGGTATCTACCTTTCACTCTATGTGTGTTCGGATTTTGCGGAAGGATATTGAGCGGATTGGCTTTACCTCCAACTTCTCCATTCTGGACTCTACAGATCAGTTATCCGTAATACGTAACTGTATGAAGGAACTGAATATTGATACGAAGAAATTCGAACCAAAAGCTGTGCAGGCTATCATTAGCGCATCCAAGAATGAGCTGATCACTCCGGCGCAGTATGAGCAGAAGGTTGGCGATTATTTTGAAGGCTTAGTTGCAAAGGTATATAAGATGTATCAAAGGCGTCTAAGAAGCAATAACTCGCTTGATTTTGATGATTTGATTATGAAGACGATCGAACTGTTTAAGGAAGTTCCCGAGGTCCTTGATTTCTACCAAAAGAAATTCAAATACATCCACGTGGATGAGTATCAGGATACGAACAGAGCGCAGTATATGTTGTGCCGTATGCTCGCTGATAGCCACCACCGGATTTGCGTGGTAGGGGATAGTGACCAGTCCATTTATCGCTGGCGCGGAGCGGATATTACGAACATTCTCAATTTTGAAGAGGACTATCCAGAAGCGAAAACCATTCTTCTAGAGCAGAACTACCGTTCAACTGCTAATATCCTAAATGCAGCCAATGGAGTAATCGCGCTCAATAGTGGACGGAAGCCGAAGAGGCTGTGGACCGATTCCGAGGAAGGCGCCAAGATTAAGGTGTATCGGGCGGACTCCGAGCATGATGAAGGGTATTTTGTAACCGGGGAAATCAGTAAGAATGTGAAACAAGGCCAAGCCTACCAGAATCACGCGATACTGTATCGTACGAATGCCCAGTCACGGGTAATAGAGGAAATTCTGATTAAATCAGATATTCCGTATCAAATCGTAGGCGGGATTAAGTTCTATGATCGTAAAGAAATCAAGGATCTGCTCGCGTATTTACGCCTGTTGTCTAACCCTGATGATGATATCAGTCTGACACGCATTATTAATGTACCTAAGCGGGGATTAGGGGATACAACGGTTGGCAAGCTGGCAGCTGCGGCTGGTGAACGAGGTGTTTCTATTTTCCGCGTACTGCAAACTGTAGATGATTTGGGCTTTGCTGGGCGGACACGGAATATGCTAGTAGAGTTCTACGATATGATTGAAGCTCTGCACCGTATGGTGGAGTTCCTGTCCGTAACCGAACTGACGGAAAAAATACTGGAGATGTCGCAGTACCGTTTGGAGCTGCAAAATGAAAACACACTCGAATCTCGCTCGCGACTAGAGAATATCGATGAGTTCCTGTCCGTGACGATGGAGTTTGAAAAAAATAACGAGGACAAGTCGCTTGTCTCCTTCCTCACAGATCTTGCGCTTATCGCAGATATTGATAGTGTGAACGATGATGAAGAGGATCGTAGTGATGCTGTTGTCTTGATGACGATGCACAGCGCCAAAGGTCTGGAGTTCCCAACGGTATTTATCGTCGGGATGGAAGAAGGCGTGTTCCCGCACAGCCGAGCCTTCCAAGACAACGATGAGCTCGAAGAGGAACGCCGGCTTGCATATGTAGGGATCACCCGCGCCGAGAAACAATTGTTTCTCTCTTGCGCGCGGATGCGTACGCTCTTTGGGCGGACGACGGCGAATCAGCCGTCCCGCTTCATTGAAGAGATTCCGGAGGAGTTGAAGGAGGATACCGCTAAGACGCAGGATCGCTTCCAACGCGGAGGCACGGAGGTAGGCGGTGCTTATGGCGGACGCGGCTTCAGTGGCGGCAGTCGTGGGAACTTCGGCGGCCGAGGTGGAGCCGCTGGTGCGGCGCCGATTGGCAGCGGAAGCACAGCGTCAGCAGCGACAAGCAAGAGCAGCGTGACCGTAACCTCCGGCGGCGCTCAGCGCGCTACTGGAGCAGGGGCTGCAGCAGCTGGCGATTACAAAGCCGGTGATAAGGTTTCGCACGGCAAATGGGGCACTGGTACCGTTGTAGCTGTAAAGGGCACCGGGAATGATACGGAGCTGCAGATTGCTTTTCCGGCACCAGTGGGTGTAAAACGACTGCTTGCAGGGTTTGCACCGATTACCAGGGTGGAATAA
- a CDS encoding heptaprenylglyceryl phosphate synthase yields MQQMIKPWRHVFKLDPDRMISDEDLEAVCFSGTDAILIGGSTGVTYENTVDLLSRVRGFELPCALEVSELEAAVPGFDLYMIPMVLNTPDPAWIVGHHRRAIERYGFMIPWDSLLTEGYIVLNSDSSVARITGAETAIDAEEAAAYAQVADRLMSLPIVYLEYSGRFGDMETVRTVREMVERAQLFYGGGITCEAEAEQAAALCDTVVVGNIIYSCVQQALLTVAAVKKTVQEQFD; encoded by the coding sequence GTGCAGCAAATGATCAAACCTTGGCGGCATGTGTTTAAACTAGACCCTGACCGGATGATTTCGGATGAGGATTTGGAGGCCGTTTGCTTTTCTGGCACGGATGCCATACTGATAGGGGGCTCAACAGGAGTAACCTATGAGAATACAGTGGATCTCTTATCAAGAGTAAGAGGGTTTGAGTTACCCTGTGCACTAGAAGTATCCGAACTTGAAGCTGCTGTGCCCGGATTTGATCTTTATATGATCCCTATGGTGCTTAATACGCCTGATCCAGCCTGGATCGTAGGCCATCATCGCCGAGCTATTGAACGCTATGGATTTATGATTCCATGGGATTCGTTATTAACGGAAGGCTATATTGTGCTGAATAGCGACTCTTCCGTTGCGCGGATTACAGGGGCCGAGACGGCCATTGATGCTGAAGAAGCGGCTGCCTATGCCCAGGTTGCGGACAGGCTGATGTCACTGCCGATTGTTTATCTTGAATACAGCGGTAGGTTCGGGGATATGGAGACCGTGCGGACAGTGCGTGAAATGGTGGAGCGAGCCCAGCTTTTTTATGGTGGGGGCATTACTTGTGAGGCAGAAGCCGAGCAGGCAGCAGCTCTATGTGATACAGTAGTGGTCGGCAATATTATTTATAGTTGTGTACAGCAGGCGCTGCTAACAGTTGCGGCTGTGAAAAAGACAGTACAAGAGCAATTCGATTAA
- a CDS encoding phosphatidylinositol-specific phospholipase C/glycerophosphodiester phosphodiesterase family protein, which produces MDKKKIVATVIVIGALIMLFVIAFSNEDEQPASGFEAHKVVAHAMGGINGHTYTNAFEAFVANYAQGTRVFEVDLLLSADDQLVGRHEWSGNMSKLLGQLDVLPANKQGVVLDYKEFMNSPILNIYSPIDVEKLLDLMQHYPDAYIVTDTKEIKPELINKQFTLLVEAAQDREPAILDRIIPQIYNQSMLDEINKMYSFPEVLYTLYQSKDTDEQVIEFVKKTGVDITMPVSRATKSFVKKLKKAGARVYVHTVNEEDEIRELSRMGVDGFYTDFVPEEDLINITGLR; this is translated from the coding sequence ATGGATAAGAAAAAGATTGTTGCTACTGTAATTGTAATTGGAGCTCTTATCATGTTATTTGTAATCGCTTTTAGTAATGAAGACGAACAGCCTGCAAGTGGTTTTGAGGCTCACAAGGTCGTAGCACATGCCATGGGTGGCATTAACGGCCATACATACACCAATGCCTTTGAAGCATTTGTTGCTAATTATGCTCAGGGAACTCGTGTATTTGAAGTAGACTTGTTATTATCGGCTGATGATCAGTTAGTTGGTAGACATGAGTGGTCAGGCAATATGAGCAAGCTTTTAGGTCAGTTGGATGTTCTTCCTGCTAATAAACAAGGGGTAGTACTAGATTATAAGGAATTCATGAACAGTCCAATCCTGAATATATACTCCCCGATCGATGTCGAGAAGTTGCTTGATCTGATGCAGCATTATCCAGATGCCTATATCGTGACCGATACGAAAGAAATCAAACCCGAACTTATAAATAAACAATTTACACTGTTGGTAGAAGCGGCACAGGATCGGGAACCAGCCATATTAGATCGAATTATTCCACAAATATATAACCAGTCGATGCTTGATGAGATTAATAAGATGTATTCTTTTCCAGAAGTGCTTTATACCCTATACCAATCCAAGGATACGGATGAACAAGTTATTGAGTTTGTTAAAAAAACAGGTGTGGATATTACAATGCCAGTTAGCCGAGCCACCAAGAGCTTTGTTAAAAAGCTGAAGAAGGCTGGCGCTCGTGTGTATGTTCATACAGTAAATGAAGAAGATGAAATTCGGGAGCTGTCCCGTATGGGAGTGGATGGTTTCTATACTGATTTTGTGCCCGAAGAGGATTTAATTAACATTACAGGTTTACGGTGA